The following are encoded in a window of Bacteroidota bacterium genomic DNA:
- a CDS encoding type ISP restriction/modification enzyme: MPLLEIKTSHKPIKQYYAALEEFEKQGVTKETSVRAAFQEVLTTYARKMKWSFTAEHPVALTNKNKGSVDGVVMDEFTVLMGYWEAKDSDDDFKKEIKHKFEIGYPKNNILFQSPLRAVLYQDGGLVNDYDISKPENLVSCLTDFFGYKANDQAEWSDIVDQFKERIPENAKQLIAMIEEEKKTNKRFQSAFQTFAELCRASINPNLADAAIEEMLVQHILTARIFETVFDNPEFVRRNVIAAEIERVVDALTSQKFNRKDFYKPLDHFYVALENRAKSITNWSEKQSFLNTVYEKFFQGFAVKVADTHGIVYTPQPIVDFMVRSVQHILKTEFNRSLADEGVHILDPFVGTGNFIMRIMKEIAATQKTKLPKKYASELHCNEVMLLPYYIASMNIEHEYYTQTGDYKPFDGICLVDTFELREGQGQIKSMSDENSKRIERQKEAPIFVVMGNPPYNAWQQNENDNNKNRRYPNGIDRDVADTYARLSKAQNKNALSDPYVKAFRFAYGKVHDQGGIIAFVSTNSYLTDIAFDGMRKHLHKNFDEIFVLDLGGNVRKNPKLSGTTHNVFGIQVGVSIALLVRKRALRMQASPVEDTKAHSPANIFYARLPEDAKKQEKLLFLKTSGSIEGVNWASVKPDESQNWLSTGMEAGFGAFIELGVDSTKKAIFSVYSRGLETARDAWVYNFSANSVAANVSRTLDIYNEHVERYRRLVIKPDVDSFVSNNPKEISWSSRLKERLARGTTDEFQDGNIRPALYRPFTKQSVYYDHILIHRPGHFGEIFPMRDSENVVICVSDKGNRTPFSLIAAKQIPDLHLCSASDLFQCFPFYTYSEDGSHRTENITDWALGEFRQTLASVPGSAASRSSDKKGRGSSASAHTERVISKWDIFYYVYGLLHHPEYRTKYAANLRRELPRIPISPDFWAISEAGKKLADLHVNYESAKEYPLVEEWKENTALDLHVEKMKLTKDKTGIVYNDKLTLRGIPPEAFEYRLGNRSAIDWIIDQYQVSTDKRSGITNDPNRADDEMYIVSLIRKVVTVSMETVRIVGEIEKLSLG; encoded by the coding sequence ACTGGGAAGCGAAGGACTCGGACGACGATTTCAAGAAGGAGATCAAGCACAAGTTCGAGATCGGATATCCGAAGAACAACATCCTGTTTCAATCGCCGTTGCGCGCGGTGCTCTATCAGGATGGCGGACTCGTCAACGACTATGATATATCGAAGCCCGAGAATCTCGTCTCCTGCCTGACAGATTTTTTTGGCTACAAAGCCAACGATCAGGCCGAATGGTCGGATATTGTCGATCAGTTCAAAGAGCGGATTCCCGAGAACGCGAAGCAGCTCATCGCGATGATCGAGGAGGAGAAGAAGACGAACAAGCGCTTCCAGTCCGCCTTCCAGACCTTCGCCGAACTCTGCCGGGCCTCGATCAATCCAAACCTTGCGGATGCAGCCATCGAAGAGATGCTCGTCCAGCATATCCTCACCGCGCGGATTTTCGAGACCGTCTTCGATAATCCCGAGTTCGTCCGGCGCAACGTGATCGCCGCCGAGATCGAGCGCGTCGTCGATGCGCTCACTTCGCAGAAATTCAATCGTAAGGATTTCTACAAACCGCTCGATCATTTTTATGTCGCGTTAGAGAACAGGGCAAAGTCGATCACCAACTGGAGCGAGAAGCAGAGCTTCCTCAACACCGTCTATGAGAAGTTCTTCCAGGGCTTCGCGGTTAAAGTCGCCGATACGCACGGCATCGTCTATACGCCGCAGCCCATCGTCGATTTCATGGTCCGCTCGGTGCAGCATATTCTGAAAACCGAGTTCAACCGCTCGCTGGCCGATGAAGGCGTCCACATCCTCGATCCCTTCGTCGGCACCGGCAACTTCATCATGCGCATCATGAAGGAGATCGCCGCAACGCAAAAGACGAAGCTCCCGAAGAAATACGCGAGCGAGTTGCACTGCAACGAGGTCATGCTTTTACCTTATTACATCGCCTCGATGAACATCGAGCACGAGTACTACACGCAGACCGGCGACTACAAACCGTTCGATGGCATCTGCTTGGTCGATACGTTCGAACTACGCGAAGGCCAAGGGCAGATTAAGTCCATGAGTGATGAGAATTCGAAGCGAATCGAACGGCAAAAAGAGGCTCCTATCTTCGTTGTGATGGGCAATCCGCCCTACAACGCTTGGCAGCAGAATGAGAACGATAACAATAAGAACCGAAGGTATCCTAATGGTATAGACCGGGATGTTGCGGATACCTATGCCCGCCTGAGTAAGGCGCAGAACAAGAATGCCCTCAGTGATCCTTACGTAAAAGCCTTTCGATTTGCATACGGTAAAGTACACGACCAAGGTGGTATCATAGCTTTTGTGAGCACCAACAGCTACCTCACAGATATTGCCTTCGACGGGATGAGAAAGCACTTACATAAGAACTTTGACGAGATATTTGTGCTTGATCTTGGCGGAAACGTTCGGAAGAATCCGAAACTTTCTGGGACCACCCACAACGTCTTCGGAATTCAAGTTGGGGTCAGTATTGCACTTCTTGTCCGAAAGAGGGCTTTAAGGATGCAGGCTTCGCCGGTCGAAGATACCAAGGCGCACTCACCTGCCAACATCTTTTACGCCCGACTGCCTGAAGATGCTAAGAAGCAGGAGAAGTTGCTCTTCTTAAAGACTTCTGGAAGTATAGAGGGTGTGAATTGGGCCTCGGTAAAGCCAGATGAGAGCCAAAACTGGCTTAGCACTGGCATGGAGGCGGGCTTCGGAGCATTCATAGAATTAGGGGTAGATTCGACGAAGAAAGCAATCTTCTCAGTATACAGCCGCGGCCTTGAAACCGCTCGGGACGCATGGGTCTATAATTTTTCAGCGAATTCTGTTGCCGCAAATGTGAGTCGCACACTCGACATTTACAATGAGCATGTCGAGCGTTACCGCAGGCTTGTTATAAAGCCGGACGTGGACTCGTTCGTTTCGAATAACCCGAAAGAAATAAGCTGGAGTAGCCGCCTTAAAGAACGTCTTGCGAGAGGGACTACCGACGAATTTCAGGACGGTAATATCCGACCCGCACTCTATCGACCGTTTACGAAACAATCAGTCTATTATGACCACATATTAATTCATAGACCAGGTCACTTCGGGGAAATATTTCCTATGCGGGATTCCGAGAACGTTGTAATATGCGTCAGCGATAAGGGCAATCGAACACCGTTCTCTCTTATTGCTGCGAAACAGATACCGGATCTTCATCTTTGTTCAGCGTCTGATCTATTTCAATGCTTCCCCTTCTACACGTACTCGGAAGACGGTAGCCACCGGACGGAGAACATCACGGATTGGGCGCTTGGGGAGTTTCGGCAGACTCTCGCCAGTGTGCCGGGAAGCGCTGCTTCCCGGTCTTCGGATAAGAAGGGTCGCGGAAGCAGCGCTTCCGCGCACACAGAGCGTGTCATCTCCAAGTGGGACATCTTCTACTACGTCTATGGTCTCCTGCACCATCCGGAGTACCGGACGAAATACGCGGCGAACCTGCGTCGGGAGTTGCCGCGCATTCCAATCTCGCCGGATTTCTGGGCAATCTCCGAGGCGGGTAAGAAGCTCGCGGATCTTCATGTGAATTACGAATCGGCGAAGGAGTATCCGCTGGTGGAAGAGTGGAAGGAGAACACGGCGCTCGATCTTCATGTCGAGAAGATGAAACTGACGAAGGACAAGACCGGGATCGTGTATAACGACAAGCTTACGCTTCGCGGTATCCCGCCGGAGGCATTCGAGTATCGTCTTGGCAATCGCTCGGCGATCGACTGGATCATCGACCAGTATCAGGTCTCGACCGACAAACGCTCGGGCATCACGAACGACCCGAACCGCGCGGACGATGAGATGTACATCGTAAGTCTGATCCGCAAAGTTGTGACCGTGAGTATGGAGACGGTGCGGATTGTCGGTGAGATCGAAAAGCTTTCTTTAGGCTAA
- a CDS encoding ATP-binding protein, with protein sequence MFKSLRSKILAGFLLVIGFMGGIGAWAINQLSDIQSTTGATLQRRFEVVNALNTFDTLASHMRTNATRMLLMPGDSIVAAKFRVYETSTTHELERISSGVGPLSSDPRLYRSFYQIAHLMTLIRNEIDFEFGSEFGLSGGVPKGAKPMGIETRSQIFLSEIDPLFDSLKTRIDFVQGNYLSSIGSLSTVSIEEGARIRTEVLVLGSIVFVFCIFLSIRFASVIVQPVVELTEKTERITAGELNQLVIPRTNDEVGRLGEQFNAMAQKLAEFEELNLKKILEEKAISESIVQSMDDALILIDRFGRILSINRRAQEIFHLTAVENRNCLDVAHGIPALEWLCTAALKGTWRESNRHEVIEFIPPSSERDHRRPVHMYVNRDVIPIQSGDAPGVVGYLLLIRDVTQSYELERMRSDFVGMVSHELRTPLTAIRMSVDLLAEPTLGPMTEVQAQFVQAIREESERLLRIVNDLMDLAKIESGTFEVRPSGIDLSPFFEHLLVPFTASSQEAGITIDVRPDPKLTSVFADPDRLKQVFVNLISNALRYTPQGGTITIGAGLAPEPGFARFFVRDTGSGIPPEFLPRIFDRFTIRSKDAKAGTGLGLAIAKEIVQAHGGSISVASELHNGTEFSFTIPMKSPPEASKAQPSNDEAISGAKPPLSDVNQTS encoded by the coding sequence ATGTTTAAGAGCCTACGATCGAAAATCCTTGCCGGCTTCCTCCTGGTGATCGGTTTCATGGGAGGGATTGGCGCGTGGGCAATCAATCAACTCTCGGATATTCAGAGCACGACCGGCGCGACACTTCAGCGCCGGTTCGAAGTCGTCAACGCTCTGAACACATTCGATACATTGGCAAGCCATATGCGCACCAATGCGACTCGGATGTTGCTCATGCCCGGTGATTCAATTGTTGCAGCGAAGTTTCGGGTCTATGAAACGTCGACGACACATGAACTCGAGCGCATTTCATCGGGGGTGGGTCCGCTTTCATCGGATCCAAGACTCTATCGGTCATTCTATCAGATTGCCCACCTGATGACACTGATCCGTAATGAGATCGACTTCGAGTTCGGCTCAGAGTTCGGGCTTAGTGGCGGAGTCCCGAAGGGTGCGAAGCCGATGGGAATCGAGACCCGGAGCCAAATCTTTTTGAGCGAGATTGATCCGCTCTTCGATAGCCTAAAAACCCGAATCGATTTTGTGCAAGGCAATTACCTGAGTTCGATTGGTTCGCTTTCGACGGTTTCAATCGAGGAAGGCGCACGGATCCGGACTGAAGTACTCGTTCTCGGCTCGATCGTCTTCGTATTTTGCATCTTTCTTTCCATCCGATTTGCATCCGTAATCGTTCAGCCCGTCGTTGAACTTACTGAGAAGACTGAACGCATCACTGCTGGCGAATTGAATCAACTTGTTATTCCACGCACGAACGACGAAGTCGGCCGGCTGGGCGAGCAGTTCAATGCGATGGCCCAGAAGCTTGCCGAATTCGAAGAGCTGAATCTGAAGAAAATCCTCGAAGAAAAAGCAATATCGGAATCCATCGTCCAGTCGATGGATGATGCGCTCATTTTGATCGATCGATTTGGGCGTATTCTTTCCATCAATCGTCGAGCGCAAGAAATCTTTCATTTGACTGCAGTCGAGAATCGTAATTGCCTGGATGTGGCACACGGCATTCCAGCCCTCGAATGGCTCTGTACCGCTGCGCTTAAAGGTACGTGGCGCGAGTCGAACCGACACGAGGTGATTGAATTCATTCCGCCATCTTCTGAACGTGATCATCGAAGACCGGTTCACATGTATGTCAACCGAGATGTGATACCGATCCAGTCTGGGGATGCTCCTGGCGTTGTCGGCTATCTCCTCCTCATCCGCGATGTGACGCAATCGTATGAACTCGAAAGAATGCGATCGGACTTTGTGGGAATGGTCTCACATGAATTGCGAACGCCCCTGACCGCGATTCGAATGAGCGTCGATCTGCTCGCCGAGCCTACGCTTGGACCCATGACCGAAGTGCAGGCCCAATTTGTTCAAGCGATTCGTGAAGAGTCTGAACGGCTGCTTCGGATCGTCAATGATCTCATGGATCTCGCGAAGATCGAGTCCGGGACCTTTGAAGTCCGGCCATCGGGAATCGATCTCTCGCCATTCTTTGAACATTTATTAGTACCATTTACGGCTTCATCGCAGGAGGCAGGCATCACAATCGACGTCAGGCCGGATCCCAAACTTACGAGCGTATTTGCCGATCCGGATCGATTAAAGCAAGTGTTTGTCAATTTGATCTCGAATGCCCTGCGGTATACGCCCCAGGGCGGCACGATCACGATCGGAGCCGGGTTGGCGCCGGAACCCGGATTTGCGAGATTTTTTGTCCGCGACACAGGATCGGGCATTCCGCCTGAGTTTTTGCCTCGAATCTTCGACCGATTCACTATTCGATCCAAAGATGCCAAAGCTGGGACTGGACTTGGCCTGGCAATTGCGAAAGAAATTGTTCAGGCTCACGGAGGGTCAATTAGCGTGGCCAGCGAATTACACAATGGGACCGAATTCTCATTCACCATACCCATGAAATCACCGCCCGAAGCCTCGAAAGCTCAGCCATCGAATGACGAGGCAATATCGGGCGCGAAACCACCACTCTCTGATGTTAACCAAACTTCCTGA
- a CDS encoding ABC transporter ATP-binding protein, with translation MGSILEARNLTKRYPVAGHADVEVFAGLSFALAEGELASLAGPSGSGKSTLLHLLGTLDTASDGEIEIEGKNVARMSDREASAFRNQRIGFIFQFHHLLPEFTAVENVAMPAMIAGKEFADVRDRSVELLTDVGLAERLDHRPSMLSGGEAQRVAVARAFMMKPALILADEPTGNLDTHNSELLFNIILDLSRKHRQTFLIATHNVDLAQKADRQFHLEDGTLTEA, from the coding sequence ATGGGTAGTATTCTCGAAGCCAGAAATTTGACGAAGCGGTATCCTGTCGCTGGGCACGCGGATGTCGAGGTGTTTGCCGGTCTCAGCTTTGCACTGGCGGAGGGCGAGCTTGCCTCGCTCGCTGGACCAAGCGGCTCGGGCAAGAGCACCCTCCTCCACCTGCTTGGAACGTTGGATACCGCAAGCGATGGCGAGATTGAGATCGAGGGTAAGAACGTCGCCCGCATGAGCGACCGCGAGGCCAGCGCGTTTCGGAACCAGCGGATCGGATTTATTTTCCAATTCCATCACCTGCTGCCGGAGTTCACCGCAGTCGAGAACGTAGCGATGCCGGCGATGATCGCGGGCAAGGAGTTCGCCGACGTACGGGATCGCTCGGTGGAGCTATTGACAGACGTGGGACTCGCGGAGCGGTTGGATCATCGGCCCTCGATGCTCTCTGGCGGCGAGGCGCAACGAGTCGCAGTGGCGCGCGCGTTTATGATGAAACCCGCGCTGATCCTTGCCGACGAACCGACCGGCAATCTCGATACGCACAACAGTGAGTTGCTGTTCAATATCATCCTGGATCTCTCGCGGAAGCATCGTCAGACATTCCTGATCGCAACCCACAACGTGGATCTCGCCCAAAAGGCAGACCGGCAGTTTCATCTCGAGGATGGGACGCTGACCGAAGCGTAG
- a CDS encoding MlaD family protein: MKRKAVPLLRIGIFVLAGFIILIVSIFYLGSKEKLFSSTTQVKSRFSTVSNLKRGAEVDMAGINIGSVQEIRLPRNARDSVTVTMKVLTDAMKLIHTDSKAMITTAGLIGDRLIVITMGSDSTLAVEPGSTIMGQSPQDFSKLYDTLSAVIDQLDSVGIQATRLVKKITEGHGTLAKLVNDDALYVNANRMAANASETFAHARDAVDRMETSVDHLTNGVNDVVQRVNRGEGSLGKLLTKDDVYENARRASENLMTSSYDLHDALAKIALGSGRFAEVMEAFKHNFLVKSYFENRGYWDAPEFEMTIDRKIDSLNHLRQIIDSRSGAQK, from the coding sequence ATGAAACGCAAAGCCGTTCCACTCCTTCGAATCGGGATCTTCGTTCTTGCGGGATTTATCATCCTGATTGTATCGATCTTTTATCTTGGCAGTAAGGAGAAGCTGTTTTCTTCGACCACGCAGGTTAAGTCCCGTTTCTCCACAGTCAGCAATCTCAAACGCGGCGCGGAAGTGGACATGGCCGGTATTAATATCGGAAGCGTCCAGGAAATCCGATTACCTCGTAATGCTCGTGATTCCGTCACCGTCACAATGAAAGTGTTGACGGATGCAATGAAGCTGATCCATACTGATTCGAAGGCTATGATCACGACAGCAGGGCTGATCGGGGATCGACTCATCGTAATCACGATGGGCAGTGATTCCACTCTCGCCGTGGAGCCCGGAAGCACAATCATGGGGCAGTCGCCTCAGGATTTTTCCAAGTTGTACGATACACTGAGTGCCGTGATTGATCAGTTGGATTCCGTTGGGATCCAGGCCACTCGTCTCGTAAAGAAGATCACGGAAGGTCACGGCACGCTTGCCAAATTGGTTAATGATGATGCGCTGTACGTCAATGCGAACCGCATGGCCGCGAATGCCAGCGAGACATTCGCTCACGCTCGAGATGCAGTGGATCGCATGGAGACCAGCGTCGACCATCTCACCAATGGGGTCAATGATGTGGTTCAGCGAGTCAACCGCGGCGAGGGCTCGCTTGGGAAGCTGCTCACGAAAGACGATGTATACGAGAATGCTCGTCGTGCATCTGAAAACCTCATGACTTCGAGTTATGATTTGCATGATGCTCTGGCGAAGATCGCACTGGGCTCGGGCCGCTTTGCGGAGGTCATGGAGGCATTTAAGCATAATTTCCTTGTCAAGAGCTATTTCGAGAATCGAGGATATTGGGATGCTCCAGAATTCGAGATGACAATCGACCGGAAAATCGATTCGCTCAATCACTTACGTCAGATTATCGATTCGCGCTCCGGTGCGCAAAAATAG
- a CDS encoding response regulator: MPDHTTATPAPMTTAPAEQNSLKAPVRKRHILVVDDEKNIRLTVQHSLMAANYDVDTAADGLEGLTKFRDDHYDLVLMDLRMPQINGIEMLREIRERDKHTAAIVITAYLTIDTLLEAFSLGVSDYIRKPFSPNDVRETVRRVLARETLDTGQPAQQATVNLEAARKALAEQDIPRAIELATRAVSLNSNDPDAYAFLGMLQHLDGNPKAAEQSFHEALLVDPQHQLSRDYLFWIQSKRNG, from the coding sequence ATGCCAGATCACACCACCGCAACTCCAGCTCCGATGACGACAGCGCCTGCCGAGCAGAATTCCCTGAAAGCTCCCGTCCGCAAACGCCATATTCTTGTCGTTGATGACGAGAAGAACATCCGGCTGACCGTCCAGCACTCGCTCATGGCGGCGAACTATGACGTCGATACGGCCGCCGATGGTCTGGAGGGTCTCACCAAATTCCGGGACGACCACTACGATCTTGTCCTCATGGACCTCCGAATGCCACAGATCAATGGTATCGAAATGCTTCGTGAGATCCGCGAGCGCGATAAGCACACTGCGGCAATCGTGATAACGGCATACCTGACAATTGACACGTTACTTGAAGCTTTTTCACTTGGGGTCTCCGATTATATTCGCAAGCCGTTTTCGCCGAATGACGTCCGCGAGACCGTTCGCCGGGTCTTGGCTCGCGAGACGCTCGACACTGGACAACCGGCGCAGCAAGCTACAGTGAACCTCGAAGCCGCTCGTAAGGCGCTGGCGGAGCAAGACATACCCCGCGCAATCGAACTGGCTACTCGCGCGGTCTCACTCAACTCGAACGATCCCGATGCCTATGCCTTCTTAGGAATGCTCCAGCACCTGGATGGCAATCCCAAGGCTGCCGAGCAGTCGTTCCATGAGGCACTACTGGTCGATCCCCAGCACCAACTGAGCCGCGACTACCTCTTCTGGATACAATCCAAACGCAACGGATAG
- a CDS encoding ABC transporter permease, with amino-acid sequence MSEYELQTGTVMPSSEEASANGPKPTGSGTAISSKQEEESIGGWARSLTLLGGLWLFGVRFFKTLTRPPYEFREIVQQLNAIGLRSMSLVTVVGIVIGAVLTMQSRPTMLKFGAEAFIPVMVAISVMRELSPVLISVILSGRVGAGIAAELGSMRATEQIDAMDVSALDPYKLLVFTRVVACMVALPLLCIYADFLALVGSWIVEKLDAGMSINLFINSVQAGTEFSDYLPGVAKTIFFGFTIGIVGCYEGYNSKGGTEGVGKSATDAAVTSSLLIILLDVLFVKLTLMLWPT; translated from the coding sequence ATGTCCGAATACGAACTTCAAACAGGAACGGTGATGCCATCGAGCGAGGAGGCTTCGGCAAATGGGCCAAAGCCAACGGGCTCTGGAACCGCCATATCGAGCAAGCAGGAAGAGGAGTCCATTGGTGGCTGGGCGAGATCGCTCACGCTCCTGGGAGGCCTCTGGCTTTTCGGTGTCCGATTTTTCAAGACTCTCACGCGGCCGCCCTACGAATTCCGAGAGATCGTCCAGCAATTGAATGCGATTGGACTTCGATCGATGTCGCTGGTAACTGTGGTCGGGATTGTGATCGGTGCAGTGCTCACGATGCAAAGCCGCCCGACAATGCTGAAGTTTGGCGCGGAGGCGTTTATTCCTGTCATGGTTGCGATCAGTGTCATGCGGGAGCTATCGCCAGTGTTGATTTCGGTGATTCTGAGCGGTCGAGTGGGAGCAGGAATTGCTGCCGAGCTCGGATCGATGCGGGCCACTGAACAGATCGATGCAATGGATGTTTCGGCGCTCGATCCTTACAAGCTTCTGGTTTTTACTCGGGTTGTTGCCTGCATGGTCGCGCTTCCGCTACTTTGCATTTACGCCGATTTTCTGGCGCTTGTAGGCTCCTGGATTGTCGAAAAACTCGATGCCGGGATGAGCATCAACCTATTCATCAATAGCGTTCAGGCCGGAACAGAATTCTCGGATTATTTGCCGGGTGTTGCAAAGACCATCTTTTTTGGCTTTACAATCGGAATCGTAGGCTGCTACGAAGGCTATAACTCGAAGGGTGGCACAGAGGGTGTCGGGAAGTCCGCGACGGATGCCGCTGTCACAAGTTCGTTATTAATCATTTTACTGGACGTGCTCTTCGTCAAGCTTACACTAATGCTCTGGCCGACATGA
- a CDS encoding lmo0937 family membrane protein, whose product MWFLIAILILLWLIGFISLGQTAYWIHLLLVGVVILIIMHALRNRRKSA is encoded by the coding sequence ATGTGGTTTTTGATCGCAATTCTCATTCTATTGTGGTTGATCGGCTTCATTAGCTTGGGCCAGACGGCATATTGGATCCATCTTCTTCTGGTAGGGGTGGTCATACTAATAATAATGCATGCGCTTCGAAACCGTCGAAAGTCGGCGTGA
- a CDS encoding sigma-54 dependent transcriptional regulator, which produces MASVLLVDDEQNILLTYRTVLERGGHRVSTASTAEDAIRIFESEGADVIVTDMNMPGMSGIELVKLLRRRSPGTEIIVMTGAGSERTGIQAMQAGAYDYLRKSDIQPDELILLVEKAAEKSSLQTAIDLRTRIAGLREGFENIIGENPQLLDVLKVVKKVAPTDSTVLINGESGTGKELVAEALHSNSGRKMKPFVPINCGALPKDLQESELFGYVKGAFTGAQTNKKGLFEEANGGTIFLDELGEMELPLQVKLLRFLQDHKIFRIGDAKPITVDVRVICATNKDLKALISEKKFREDLYYRVNVISLMLPPLRDRKDDIPVLAQFFVEKYCERFARPACQLSQTAITELTAYNWPGNIRELQNVIERSVILAESTEIGTEHFPKDLMEPHISIGAILEDNPTLDELERRYIIETLRAAQGNKVLTCERLGISTTTLWRKLKEYGVSDKAITEEEIVA; this is translated from the coding sequence ATGGCATCGGTACTCTTGGTTGATGACGAGCAGAATATTCTGTTGACGTATCGCACGGTCCTGGAGCGGGGCGGTCATCGCGTATCGACCGCATCCACGGCTGAGGATGCCATCCGAATCTTTGAATCCGAAGGCGCTGACGTAATCGTAACAGACATGAACATGCCGGGCATGTCCGGCATTGAACTCGTCAAGCTGTTGCGACGGCGTTCGCCTGGAACCGAAATTATCGTGATGACGGGCGCCGGGAGCGAGCGCACCGGCATTCAAGCCATGCAGGCCGGCGCGTATGATTATCTTCGGAAGTCGGATATCCAACCGGATGAACTCATTTTGCTCGTGGAGAAGGCGGCGGAAAAAAGCAGCCTCCAGACCGCAATCGATCTGCGCACGCGTATTGCTGGGTTACGCGAAGGCTTCGAAAATATTATTGGCGAAAATCCGCAACTGCTCGATGTGCTCAAAGTCGTGAAGAAGGTTGCTCCGACCGACTCGACCGTGCTAATCAATGGAGAGTCCGGAACCGGTAAAGAATTAGTCGCCGAGGCCCTGCACTCGAACTCTGGTAGAAAGATGAAGCCCTTTGTGCCGATCAATTGCGGCGCATTGCCGAAGGACCTTCAGGAATCGGAGTTGTTCGGGTATGTCAAAGGCGCATTTACCGGAGCGCAAACGAACAAAAAAGGTCTATTTGAGGAGGCCAACGGTGGGACGATCTTCCTCGATGAATTGGGCGAAATGGAATTACCATTGCAGGTGAAATTACTGCGATTCCTTCAGGACCACAAGATTTTTCGGATTGGCGATGCCAAACCGATCACCGTGGATGTCCGTGTAATTTGCGCGACCAATAAGGACCTGAAGGCATTGATCTCCGAGAAGAAGTTTCGCGAGGATCTCTATTATCGGGTCAACGTGATCTCATTGATGCTTCCGCCACTCCGTGACCGTAAGGATGATATTCCGGTGCTGGCGCAGTTCTTTGTCGAGAAATATTGCGAGCGGTTTGCGCGACCTGCTTGCCAGTTATCGCAGACAGCCATCACCGAACTAACAGCGTACAATTGGCCGGGAAATATTCGGGAATTGCAGAACGTCATTGAGCGATCGGTTATTCTAGCTGAATCGACGGAGATCGGCACGGAGCATTTCCCGAAGGATCTCATGGAGCCGCATATCTCGATCGGTGCAATCCTGGAGGACAATCCGACACTCGATGAGCTCGAGCGCCGTTACATCATCGAGACTCTCCGTGCCGCACAAGGAAACAAAGTATTGACCTGTGAGCGGCTTGGTATCTCGACAACCACTCTTTGGCGCAAACTCAAGGAGTACGGGGTAAGCGATAAGGCCATTACCGAAGAAGAAATCGTTGCCTGA
- a CDS encoding ATP-binding cassette domain-containing protein, which produces MKLFHSHHDAPVPEGPLLTADHLAIAFDHPVLRDVSIQVDHGETLAVLGKSGTGKSVLLKLVVGLLTPDDGSILYKGKDITRLNEQGLMELRSEIGFLFQGAALFDSMTVGQNIDIVLAKHTDLPDSEREQKIIEALEMVDLADAIDKMPSELSGGMKKRAGLARSIVLEPELMLYDEPTTGLDPLTASSIAELILGLQTRLGIASIVVTHDLPTAFTVADRAVVLNEGFVAFSGKVEDLEHSKDEFLREYLSASQLNRNRREGILHASPRRQRKLSLTSEAASTQLGAAT; this is translated from the coding sequence ATGAAATTATTTCATAGCCACCACGACGCTCCGGTGCCAGAAGGACCGCTGCTAACGGCCGATCACCTTGCTATCGCATTCGATCATCCGGTCTTGCGAGACGTTTCGATTCAGGTGGATCATGGTGAGACGCTGGCAGTTCTTGGCAAGAGCGGCACCGGTAAGAGCGTTCTGCTCAAGCTCGTTGTTGGTTTACTCACACCGGATGACGGTAGCATTCTGTACAAGGGGAAGGACATTACTCGGCTGAACGAACAAGGGCTGATGGAGCTTCGGAGCGAGATCGGATTTCTATTTCAGGGTGCCGCACTGTTCGATTCCATGACTGTTGGCCAGAACATTGACATCGTGCTGGCAAAGCATACCGATTTGCCAGATTCGGAACGCGAGCAGAAGATTATCGAGGCGCTGGAAATGGTGGATTTGGCAGATGCTATCGACAAAATGCCGAGCGAGCTCTCTGGTGGAATGAAAAAGCGAGCAGGACTTGCGAGATCCATAGTACTCGAGCCAGAACTCATGCTCTATGATGAACCTACTACAGGCCTCGATCCGCTGACCGCTTCCTCAATCGCCGAATTGATTCTCGGATTGCAGACACGGCTTGGCATTGCCTCGATCGTCGTTACCCATGATCTGCCGACGGCATTTACCGTCGCTGATCGGGCGGTGGTGTTGAACGAGGGATTTGTGGCCTTCAGCGGCAAAGTAGAGGATTTGGAGCACTCCAAGGATGAATTCCTTCGAGAATATTTGAGTGCCTCACAACTGAATCGCAATCGACGAGAAGGAATTCTTCATGCCTCCCCGCGGAGACAGAGAAAACTCTCGCTCACGAGCGAGGCTGCAAGCACACAATTGGGCGCGGCCACTTGA